AGACTGGCCAAGCAGTTTTAGACACAGCAGTAGGAGTGGGAGAAGCAACGGCAAAAGAAACACATAAGTTTATTGAGCAAACAACTCAAAGCAGCGGTCAGGTTGTGAATCGCCTCAGCGAAAATTGGCTGATTAGAAAACTATCTGGAGTCTTAAATCTCAATTGGCTAATTAGTGATACTAACCTAGTTGATTTAGAACAAGCAGAAGCGGCGGTAAATAAGCTCAAGAAACAGTATCCCAATGAATCACCCAGCCAGCTTGCTCACCGAATCATGGTGGAAAAAGCAACTAAAGCAGCCACGGTTGGACTAGCTACTAGTATTTTGCCAGGAATAGCAGTGGCATTGTTGGCAATTGATTTAACAGCCACAACAAAATTGCAGTCAGAAATGCTTTATCAAATTGCATCTGTCTACGGGCTAGATTTAAAAGATCCTGCCCGCAAAGGTGAGATTTTGGCAATTTTTGGATTGGCTTTGGGTGGAGGACGTTTGTTGAAAGCTGCGGGATTAGGCTTGTTGCGAAATGTGCCCTTAGCGGGTGCGGTGATTGGAGCTAGTTCAAATGCAACGATGATCTATTCATTGGGTTATGCTGCTTGTCGATTTTACGAAACCAAGCTGGATGAATCAACATCTCTGGCATCGCCTCAGACATTGGCAACATTAAAAGCCGAAAGTGAAAAATATCTAGAAAGTGCGATCGCTCAACAAGCCATCACGGATCAAATCTTAGTTCACATGATCCTTGCTAGTCATCCAGAAAAGACTTGGAAAGAAATTTTACCAGAATTAAAAGCTCTAAACCTAACTCCTACCTCGTTGGATGCCATTGCCCAAAATATCAAATCACCTCAGCCTTTAGATATATTACTCAATCAACTGAATCGTGATTTTGCCATACCCTTATTGGCTCAGTGTTACAAAATTGCCCACCTTGACAATCAGATTACACCAGTTGAGCAAAAAATAATCGAAGCGATCGCCAGCAAATTTGACATTGACACAAATAAAATTGGGGCATAGGGCATTGGGAGGTGTAGGGGGTTTGGGAGGAGAGGGAAGCAAAATTCTCATCTCCCCACACTCCCTCATCTCCCCAATCCCCAGTCCCTCCCCATGAAACCAGAATTTTGAGCAATACTGGTACAGGAAGGAATATTTACACAAAATCCCAAAATGACAATTCAACCTAGTGACAAGCCTTTGCTAGAGTGGGCAGGCGATAGTTTGGCAATTGGATTATTTGAAGATGCAGTAGAGTTAACCGGAGAACTGGCTACTTTAGATCAAAAGTTTGCTGGGGTTTTAAAAGAACTAATTGCTGAAGAAGAATTTAAAGGTAAAGCCAACAGTACTATTTTCACCCGTGTAAATGCTGGTAGCCCAGTGCGGAAATTGATTTTGGTAGGTTTAGGCAAACCAGATGGACTCAAACTAGATACTCTGCGCCGTGCGGCGGCGGCTGTAGCCAGGGTAGGAAAAAAGCAAAAAAGCAAAATTTTGGGATTTAGTTTTCCATTATGGAACAACGATCCAGCAGCCAGTGCCCAAGCGATCGCTGAAGGTGTAGAATTGGCACTTTATCAAGATACTCGCTTTAAATCCGAACCAGAAGATAAAGGTTCACAAATAGAAAGTATAGATTTATTAGGTTTTGGTGGACAAGAAGCCGCGATTACCCGCGCTCATCAAATCGTTTCCGGGGTAAATTTGGCACGGCAGTTAGTAGCAGCGCCAGCTAACGCGGTAACACCAATTACTTTAGCGGAAACTGCTCAAGCGATCGCCAAGGAGTACGGTTTACAACTGCAAATTCTAGAACGGGAAGACTGCGAAAAGCTGGGTATGGGTGCTTTTTTAGGAGTCGCCCAAGCTTCCGATTTGCCACCGAAATTCATTCACCTAACTTACAAGCCAGAAGGCACACCTAAAAAGAAATTAGCAATTATTGGTAAAGGTTTAACCTTCGACTCCGGCGGACTCAACATTAAAGGCGCTGGTAGTGGCATCGAAACTATGAAAATTGATATGGGCGGTGCAGCGGCAACTTTGGGTGCAGCAAAAGCAATTGCTCAAATTAAGCCAGACTCAGAAGTTCACTTTATCTCGGCAGCGACCGAAAACATGATTAGCGGTCACGCTATGCACCCTGGAGACGTTCTTACAGCATCAAACGGCAAAACAATCGAAGTGAACAACACCGACGCTGAAGGACGTTTGACCTTAGCAGATGCCTTGGTGTATGCCGACAAATTGGGATTAGATGCGATCGTTGATTTAGCCACCCTGACTGGTGCCAACGTCATTGCATTAGGTGAGGATATTGCTGGTTTGTACACTCCCGATGAAGGTGTAGCTTCCCAAATCGAAAAAGCTGCGGAAACTTCAGGAGAAAAAATTTGGCGGATGCCAATGGAAGAAAAATATTTTGAAGGGCTAAAGTCTGGTATCGCGGATATGAAAAATACAGGGCCGCGTCCAGGTGGTGCAATTACCGCAGCCCTTTTTCTCAAGCAATTTGTCAAACAAACCCCTTGGGCACACATAGATATTGCTGGCCCAGTGTGGACAGATAAAGAAAATGGCTACAACGGCGCAGGGGCAACTGGCTACGGCGTTCGGATGCTAGTTGATTGGGTGCTGGGTGCTGGGGAGTAAGAATTTTAGATTTTAGATTTTGGATTTTAGATTGAAATTTAATCCAAAATCTAAAATTCAAAATCCAAAATTGAATTGCCCCATGCCCAATGCCCTACTCCCTACTACCGAACAATTCGTGCTATCTTGAGCTAGCCAGCAAAAATTGTTGCAATCGTAACAGAAGTAATTTGGCGGTCAGAAAGTTAAGCATTTTCGGCAAAGCCATCTGGTAAAATTTGTAAGGTTTCTAGAAGCTGTGAGCAATGGGATCGACTCGCATACGGATCGCAATTGACGCAATGGGAGGGGATCACG
This Nostoc sp. C052 DNA region includes the following protein-coding sequences:
- a CDS encoding EcsC family protein — its product is MADKPQEVKVNKSVNSPRETSEVGIQTQSLIENEPSVLESLIKTVAQTGQAVLDTAVGVGEATAKETHKFIEQTTQSSGQVVNRLSENWLIRKLSGVLNLNWLISDTNLVDLEQAEAAVNKLKKQYPNESPSQLAHRIMVEKATKAATVGLATSILPGIAVALLAIDLTATTKLQSEMLYQIASVYGLDLKDPARKGEILAIFGLALGGGRLLKAAGLGLLRNVPLAGAVIGASSNATMIYSLGYAACRFYETKLDESTSLASPQTLATLKAESEKYLESAIAQQAITDQILVHMILASHPEKTWKEILPELKALNLTPTSLDAIAQNIKSPQPLDILLNQLNRDFAIPLLAQCYKIAHLDNQITPVEQKIIEAIASKFDIDTNKIGA
- a CDS encoding leucyl aminopeptidase, translated to MTIQPSDKPLLEWAGDSLAIGLFEDAVELTGELATLDQKFAGVLKELIAEEEFKGKANSTIFTRVNAGSPVRKLILVGLGKPDGLKLDTLRRAAAAVARVGKKQKSKILGFSFPLWNNDPAASAQAIAEGVELALYQDTRFKSEPEDKGSQIESIDLLGFGGQEAAITRAHQIVSGVNLARQLVAAPANAVTPITLAETAQAIAKEYGLQLQILEREDCEKLGMGAFLGVAQASDLPPKFIHLTYKPEGTPKKKLAIIGKGLTFDSGGLNIKGAGSGIETMKIDMGGAAATLGAAKAIAQIKPDSEVHFISAATENMISGHAMHPGDVLTASNGKTIEVNNTDAEGRLTLADALVYADKLGLDAIVDLATLTGANVIALGEDIAGLYTPDEGVASQIEKAAETSGEKIWRMPMEEKYFEGLKSGIADMKNTGPRPGGAITAALFLKQFVKQTPWAHIDIAGPVWTDKENGYNGAGATGYGVRMLVDWVLGAGE